A DNA window from Hordeum vulgare subsp. vulgare chromosome 1H, MorexV3_pseudomolecules_assembly, whole genome shotgun sequence contains the following coding sequences:
- the LOC123443611 gene encoding uncharacterized protein LOC123443611, whose translation MSVMAYVAELQALWAEQDNCDPLELYDAACIESGRKWIARRRVLKLLEGLRGCFHGRGASLLHQPLLPTIEETIAAMSQEEVRLSLEHANVKFVPASTFAVTERMEWGDPNKCHICGEVGHWKRECPTRGRGRGYNRGGTGRGRYARGRGGYPWNSGGQLSRGRGGYSGNSGGMAHMVVEEDIGTSQGKGVDEAAYGDFAHWASTDEGATDEPDGWDWHQA comes from the exons ATGTCAGTGATGGCATATGTAGCAGAGCTGCAGGCTTTGTGGGCAGAGCAGGATAACTGTGATCCTCTGGAACTCTATGATGCGGCGTGCATCGAGTCAGGGCGCAAGTGGATTGCACGCAGGCGTGTGCTGAAACTGTTGGAAGGCCTCAGAGGTTGCTTTCATGGCAGGGGGGCTTCCCTGTTGCACCAACCTCTCCTGCCAACTATTGAGGAGACTATTGCAGCAATGTCTCAAGAGGAGGTGAGGCTATCTCTTGAGCATGCAAACGTGAAGTTTGTGCCGGCTTCGACATTTGCAGTCACTGAGCGCATGGAGTGGGGAGATCCCAACAAATGTCATATTTGTGGGGAGGTAGGTCATTGGAAGAGGGAATGTCCAACTCGTGGTAGAGGCAGGGGATACAACAGAGGGGGCACTGGCAGAGGCAGGTATGCTCGAGGCAGAGGTGGATACCCATGGAACTCAGGGGGTCAACTTTCTAGGGGCAGAGGTGGCTACTCAGGAAACTCAGGGGGCATGGCGCATATGGTAGTTGAAGAGGACATTGGGACGTCACAGGGCAAGGGAGTTGATGAGGCTGCCTATGGAGACTTTGCTCACTGGGCCTCCACTGATGAAG GAGCGACAGACGAGCCAGACGGTTGGGACTGGCACCAGGCGTAG